In one Triplophysa rosa linkage group LG13, Trosa_1v2, whole genome shotgun sequence genomic region, the following are encoded:
- the atg2a gene encoding autophagy-related protein 2 homolog A isoform X1, which translates to MSRWLFPWSGSIKKRACRYLLQHYLGHFLEERLSLDQLSLDLYNGSGVIREINLDAWAVNEFLESLGAPLEIVEGFVSSISVTIPWAALVTDHCTLEVTGLQITCRPKYRMSGSWDSQGWSSCMTSSMQLAQECLKDPPEASEEPPAPLEGLEMFAQTIETVLRRIKVTFLDTIVRVEHHPLDAETGVALEMRIKRVDYCDEAVRDSSQTVPVDIHQPPAFLHKILQLNSVQLLYETLGGSQGLIHSDVMVGSREGMKKADEKDEEGEDVDDASKPSQPLHHTQKPPEPLLIGQCSGFIETTVKIKQNEMLPGPKFELDGKVGCLHLLLSPSQVTRLTDLLSALCIETSEGSRGGGVSGGGVSRPLGSDDLRLIEEDLSKQLNAEMMDRDLELDAEPYVNRVENGEMFYSMGAGCMTSSVLSTRSGSEYSDSDMESSIHSQSSVAQSNPLSPQGMLNCPRRYPVPGSLTSLPQCSRPSKRSSRGGQSEPMKPDSLLRLSLGGVTLTLLEQEPPPVPDGLSSLAEVSQVFFRELAYFKDGMFSERDFQNLRGSFAKACPHSHIRVTGAAVQLACEMRSAGRHTRAMTSDLSFSRLELLESLWDSGGPQYTELLQFQSAGLFTMGAAARPCAQFHHSLCEKHMRKSGTRRRVVRRDSSLQVELGELSSELDLDILGRLEHILQALSHCPTPPQRTKAHAPESQLLELHSSLVLRSPHAVLKVRFPVPDLRPPGLRRPLSQRAVCSEILSLQISNLELRSQQGPDVPQDGPSSPGAKLTKLLEACFTDLHGVYEGWEGEAFPCICVQKSPDPHNPDAMPRIQVRVNEGAASDSRGAREGLNTDLGLASMSLENPCELREKTSSPFSSNRTMFETEEMVIPADPEEMKEFQSQCICQCQYVVDITFPVAFILLPSKEAFQSIYNRINNDLLMWEPPPAPPPPAPSFSSRGARIPSHQRRPEKDEFYLCKSAFRLESDSEEEEPQFYSASQSKRRKQSASQSGHALSLLCLTVLIGKGRLQAMTDCKNEAGRKVERCHGELVLDLEGGKIFSVTQHQNNPNLNFLTIESRKVELYHKAEVPDSPIPERLEMPRFTPPGHLDPTIYPTEVGVSSVGGRETNIQMLSTAIQITLDLERNVKEFLVALRLHGATLRHHMALTNHSWHEQIVDFLDVIDDDILGYTPPAVITVLHTHLATCAVDYRPLYLSLRVLLTAESFSLSSNIIVDTATFHLRFILDDSALYLSDKCESDTVDLRRDYVCVLDIDLLELAITTWKGTDSSKLTQPLFELRCSNNVVHVHTCADSCAALVNMLQYLVSQGDLHPPPRHTSPTEIAGQKLLLSESPASLPPCPPAETAEINQCDLTDALIDTERIPHEENQDSGSPSTRRASPVSVYLFPGEAPKPRPSVLEGEESDLDGLVTTAMEVHADVMSEEGSECSTDNDDFCILEAPGMGIPPRDGEPVVTLLSQGPIKVRDGYFSRPRGSSDLLRAPACFPVPQNRLVLREVSVIWHLYGGKDFGGKPSSGHPQHSQKVRAATPGARGSPSRSAGPSRPQNSWRWVGGSGRQHTLLMEIQLTKVSFQHETYPVLLPAVPGQDAEGAGLGEQPISRQVFIVQELEVRDRLASSQINKFLYLHTSESMPRRAHSNMLTVKALQVMPESGLGGPECCLRVSLLPLRLNIDQDALFFLKDFFSNLAAGVNPYLPVDPAAEVRTDAPQKHSDDTDAGSGLGPDLAASIETTYSEQSSSSAGSSSSSDQPIYFREFRFTSEVPIWLDYHGKHVVIEQGTFAGILIGLAQLNCSELKLKRLCCRHGLGALHTTLYSLRLLGVDKVIQYAVNEWLTDIRKNQLPGILGGVGPMHSVVQLFHGVRDLFWMPIEQYRKDGRIIRGLQRGAASFGTSTASAALELSNRLVQAIQATAETVYDILSPTPPLTRYIIEGRPTQRPRRTPQPADLREGVAKAYDTVREGVIDTAQTLCDVASRGHEQKGLPGAVGGVLRQIPPTVVRPLIVASEATSNLLGGMRNQIKPDARKEDFLKWRTEDGQE; encoded by the exons ATGTCTCGGTGGCTCTTCCCATGGTCGGGCTCAATAAAGAAACGGGCCTGTCGGTACCTCCTGCAGCACTACCTGGGCCACTTTTTGGAGGAAAGACTCAGTTTGGACCAGCTGAGCTTGGACCTGTACAATGGCAGCGGTGTCATTCGGGAAATTAACTTGGACGCTTGG GCGGTGAATGAGTTTTTGGAGTCTTTAGgagctccgctagagattgtcgAAGGTTTTGTGAGCAGCATTTCGGTGACTATTCCCTGGGCGGCGCTCGTGACGGACCACTGCACCCTTGAAGTCACTGGACTGCAAATAACATGCAGACCCAAATACAGAATGA GTGGGAGCTGGGACTCCCAAGGGTGGTCCTCGTGTATGACGTCCAGCATGCAGCTGGCCCAGGAGTGCCTGAAGGACCCCCCAGAGGCGTCCGAAGAGCCGCCTGCTCCGCTGGAGGGGCTGGAAATGTTTGCACAGACCATCGAGACGG TCCTACGTCGAATTAAAGTCACCTTCCTGGACACCATAGTGCGAGTAGAACACCATCCCCTGGATGCCGAGACGGGGGTTGCCTTAGAAATGCGCATTAAACG GGTGGACTATTGTGATGAGGCTGTGAGAGACTCAAGCCAGACAGTGCCTGTGGACATCCACCAGCCACCAGCTTTCCTGCACAAGATCCTTCAGCTTAActctgtacagctgctttatgAGACCCTGGGAGGATCACAG GGGCTGATTCATTCGGATGTTATGGTGGGCAGCAGGGAGGGCATGAAGAAGGCGGATGAGAAAGATGAGGAGGGTGAAGATGTAGACGATGCCTCCAAACCTTCTCAACCATTGCATCATACCCAGAAGCCGCCCGAACCCCTGCTGATCGGGCAATGCTCAGGATTCATAGAGACGACGGTCAAAATTAAACAGAACGAAATGCTGCCTGGACCCAAG TTTGAGCTGGACGGTAAGGTTGGTTGCCTCCACCTGCTGCTGTCCCCAAGTCAAGTGACTCGCCTGACGGACCTCCTGTCTGCCCTCTGCATTGAGACGTCAG AAGGCAGCCGTGGTGGTGGGGTGTCCGGTGGAGGGGTGTCCAGACCTCTGGGCTCTGATGATCTGCGTTTGATTGAGGAAGATCTCAGTAAACAGCTGAATGCAGAGATGATGGACAGAGACCTGGAGCTGGACGCAGAGCCCTATGTCAACAGAGTGGAGAACGGAG AGATGTTTTACTCCATGGGTGCCGGCTGTATGACCAGCAGTGTGTTGTCCACACGCTCTGGCAGTGAATATTCGGACAGCGACATGGAGTCGTCCATTCATAGTCAAAGCAGCGTGGCCCAGTCAAATCCTCTGTCTCCACAG GGAATGCTTAACTGTCCTCGTCGTTATCCTGTACCAGGATCCTTAACTAGTTTACCACAATGTAGCAGACCCTCAA AACGTTCGTCTCGTGGTGGCCAATCCGAGCCAATGAAACCAGACTCCTTGCTCCGCCTCTCGCTGGGCGGAGTCACGCTAACTCTGCTTGAGCAGGAACCGCCCCCCGTGCCCGACGGGCTCTCCTCATTGGCCGAGGTGTCGCAGGTGTTTTTCCGGGAGCTTGCGTACTTTAAAGATGGCATGTTCAGCGAGAGAGACTTCCAAAATTTGCGCGGGAGTTTTGCTAAAGCGTGTCCTCACTCTCACATCAG GGTGACCGGTGCCGCGGTGCAGCTGGCGTGTGAGATGCGTAGCGCAGGGCGGCACACCCGAGCCATGACCTCCGACCTCTCCTTCAGCAGGCTGGAGCTACTGGAGTCCCTGTGGGATTCTGGTGGTCCGCAGTACACGGAG CTTCTGCAGTTCCAGTCGGCTGGTCTCTTCACGATGGGTGCGGCTGCCAGACCGTGCGCTCAGTTCCACCACAGTCTGTGTGAGAAGCACATGCGCAAG AGTGGAACCAGGAGGCGTGTGGTGCGCAGAGACAGTTCTCTACAGGTTGAGCTCGGAGAACTCAGCTCCGAGTTGGACTTGGATATTCTGGGCCGACTGGAGCACATCTTACAAGCCTTGAGTCATTGTCCTACACCTCCCCAAAGAACCAAAGCACACGCACCAGAG TCTCAGTTGTTAGAGCTTCACTCTTCCCTGGTGCTTCGATCTCCTCACGCTGTGCTGAAGGTGCGTTTCCCCGTCCCTGACCTTCGACCCCCGGGTCTGAGGCGACCCCTGAGCCAGCGTGCGGTGTGCAGTGAGATCCTGAGCTTGCAGATCTCCAACCTGGAGCTGAGGTCTCAGCAGGGGCCGGATGTTCCTCAGGACGGCCCGAGCAGCCCTGGAGCCAAACTTACCAAACTGCTGGAGGCCTGTTTTACAGATCTACACG gaGTGTACGAGGGTTGGGAGGGAGAAGCATTTCCCTGCATCTGTGTACAGAAGAGTCCAGATCCACACAACCCTGACGCCATGCCCAG GATTCAGGTGCGTGTGAATGAGGGAGCAGCTTCTGACAGCCGAGGCGCGCGTGAAGGGCTCAACACAGATCTGGGTCTGGCCTCCATGTCTCTGGAGAATCCCTGTGAGCTCAGAGAGAAGACCAGCTCGCCATTCTCCTCCAACCGCACCATGTTTGAGACGGAAGAG aTGGTGATCCCAGCTGACCCAGAGGAAATGAAAGAGTTTCAGTCTCAGTGTATATGTCAGTGTCAGTATGTGGTTGATATCACGTTTCCTGTAGCTTTTATCCTCCTGCCCAGCAAAGAAGCTTTCCAGAGCATCTACAACAG GATTAATAATGATCTGTTGATGtgggagcctcctcccgctccTCCTCCCCCAGCACCCTCCTTCTCTTCACGAGGTGCCCGTATTCCCTCTCACCAGCGCAGACCCGAGAAGGACGAGTTTTACCTCTGTAAATCTGCCTTCAGACTGG AATCTGACTCTGAGGAGGAGGAGCCTCAGTTTTACTCAGCCAGCCAATCAAAGAGAAGAAAGCAGTCGGCGTCTCAGTCTGGCCACGCCCTCAGTCTGCTCTGTTTAACCGTGCTGATTGGCAAGGGTCGCCTACAAGCCATGACTGACTGCAAG AACGAGGCTGGGCGTAAAGTGGAACGGTGTCATGGAGAACTCGTTTTGGACTTGGAAGGGGGGAAGATTTTTAGTGTGACGCAGCACCAGAACAATCCAAATCTTAACTTCCTGACCATAGAGAGCAGAAAAGTGGAGCTCTATCATAAAG CGGAGGTCCCAGACTCCCCCATCCCCGAGAGATTAGAAATGCCCAGATTCACACCCCCAGGTCATTTGGACCCCACCATTTACCCCACGGAGGTAGGGGTGAGCAGCGTCGGCGGGAGAGAAACCAACATCCAAATGCTATCGACTGCCATCCAAATCACATTAGACCTGGAGAGAAATGTCAAG GAGTTTCTGGTGGCGTTGCGACTCCACGGTGCTACTTTACGACATCACATGGcattgaccaatcacagctggCACGAACAG ATAGTTGATTTCCTTGACGTTATAGATGATGATATTTTAGGATACACCCCACCTGCTGTCATCACAGTTCTACACACTCACCTGGCCACATGTGCGGTCGACTACAG ACCTCTTTATCTTTCTCTGCGAGTTTTGTTGACCGCAGAGTCCTTCTCTCTGTCCAGCAACATCATCGTGGACACCGCGACCTTTCACCTCAG GTTTATCTTGGATGACTCTGCGTTGTACCTGTCTGATAAATGTGAAAGTGACACAGTGGATTTGAGGCGAG attatgtgtgtgtgttagacaTTGATCTGTTGGAACTGGCCATCACCACATGGAAAGGAACAGACTCCAGTAAACTG ACTCAGCCGCTGTTCGAGCTCCGTTGTTCTAATAACGTCGTTCACGTGCACACCTGTGCGGACTCGTGCGCTGCCCTTGTTAACATGCTGCAGTATCTGGTCTCTCAGGGTGACCTTCACCCCCCCCCTCGCCACACGTCCCCTACAGAGATCGCCGGACAGAAGCTTCTG CTGTCAGAAAGCCCCGCCTCCCTTCCGCCCTGCCCACCAGCGGAGACGGCAGAGATTAACCAATGTGATCTCACAGATGCCTTGATTGACACGGAGAGAATCCCACACGAAGAGAACCAAGATTCAG GCTCCCCATCCACCCGACGAGCCTCACCTGTCTCGGTCTACCTGTTCCCGGGAGAAGCTCCTAAGCCCCGCCCCTCTGTACTGGAAGGGGAGGAGTCTGATCTTGACGGACTGGTGACCACAGCTATGGAAGTTCATGCAGATGTGATGTCAGAGGAAGGCTCAGAATGTTCCACAGATAATGATGACTTCTGCATCCTAGAAGCTCCTGGGATGGGCATCCCG CCTAGAGACGGTGAGCCTGTGGTGACGTTGCTCTCTCAGGGCCCTATAAAGGTGCGTGATGGGTATTTCTCACGGCCACGTGGCAGTTCAGACCTGCTGCGCGCTCCCGCCTGCTTTCCAGTGCCTCAGAACAGACTGGTGCTCCGAGAAGTGTCCGTTATCTGGCACCTGTACGGTGGGAAAGACTTCGGGGGCAAACCCAGCTCCGGTCACCCGCAGCACAGTCAAAA gGTTCGAGCGGCCACTCCCGGAGCACGTGGGTCTCCGTCTCGTTCAGCTGGACCCTCACGTCCTCAGAACTCTTGGCGCTGGGTTGGTGGCAGTGGGAGGCAGCACACGCTGCTCATGGAGATACAGCTGACGAAG GTCAGTTTTCAGCACGAGACGTACCCGGTGCTGTTGCCTGCTGTGCCGGGTCAGGACGCAGAGGGGGCGGGGCTTGGCGAACAGCCTATTTCCCGTCAGGTGTTTATCGTTCAGGAGCTGGAGGTGCGAGATCGATTGGCTTCCTCTCAAATTAACAAGTTCCTGTATCTGCACACCAGTGAGAGCATGCCACGCAGAGCACACTCCAACATG CTGACTGTGAAAGCGCTGCAGGTGATGCCCGAGTCAGGTCTGGGCGGTCCAGAATGTTGTCTCAGAGTGAGTCTGTTACCATTGCGACTCAACATTGACCAG GATGCACTTTTCTTCCTGAAGGACTTTTTCAGTAACTTGGCAGCAGGAGTTAATCCATACCTACCCGTCGACCCTGCGGCCGAGG TGAGGACTGACGCTCCTCAAAAGCATTCAGACGACACAGATGCTGGCTCTGGATTGGGTCCTGATCTCGCTGCCTCAATAGAAACAACCTACAGTGAGCAGAGTTCCTCCTCTGCcggctcctcctcttcctctgacCAACCAATCTACTTCAG AGAGTTCCGCTTCACCTCTGAAGTTCCCATCTGGTTGGACTATCACGGAAAGCATGTGGTCATTGAGCAG GGAACGTTTGCGGGCATTCTGATTGGCCTGGCTCAGCTGAACTGCTCTGAATTGAAGCTGAAGAGATTGTGTTGTAGACATGG TTTAGGAGCCTTACACACGACTCTCTATTCTCTCAGGCTGTTGGGTGTTGATAAGGTGATTCAGTACGCTGTGAACGAGTGGCTTACTGACATCAGGAAGAACCAGCTGCCGGGGATTCTGGGAGGTGTGGGGCCCATGCATTCTGTTGTACAACTCT TTCACGGCGTGCGGGATCTCTTCTGGATGCCCATTGAACAGTACCGGAAGGATGGGCGCATTATTCGAGGGCTCCAGAGGGGGGCAGCATCATTCGGCACGTCGACGGCTTCAGCTGCCCTGGAGCTCAGCAACAGACTGGTGCAGGCAATTCAG GCCACTGCTGAGACCGTGTATGACATCTTATCTCCGACCCCTCCTCTGACACGCTACATTATAGAGGGACGGCCCACCCAACGTCCCAGACGCACCCCTCAACCAGCTGACCTCAGAGAGGGTGTGGCCAAGGCCTACGACACCGTTAGAGAA GGAGTGATTGACACAGCGCAGACCCTGTGCGATGTGGCATCTCGCGGGCACGAGCAGAAAGGTCTTCCGGGAGCAGTGGGCGGGGTTTTGCGTCAGATCCCTCCCACCGTCGTCCGCCCCCTAATAGTTGCCTCGGAGGCCACGTCCAACCTGCTCGGAGGCATGAGGAACCAAATTAAACCGGACGCGCGGAAAGAGGACTTCTTGAAATGGCGCACAGAAGACGGCCAAGAATGA